Part of the Prevotella communis genome is shown below.
ACGACTTGTCGCAGAACCGCAAGAACGCAGGCGCGCTGGATACGCATTTCAGCATAGAGACGAAGAAGCAGAGCATCACAGACCAGAAATCGTCTGGCCGCTGCTGGATGTTCAGTGGACTGAACGTGCTGCGCTCTGACTTCAACCTGCGTACCGACTCGCTCAATGTGACGTTCTCACAGGCTTATCTCTTCTTCTATGACCAGTTGGAGAAGGCCAACCTGATGCTGCAGGGCTGTATTGATACGGCTAAGAAGCCTATTGACGACCAGCGTGTGCAGTTCTTCTTCCATTATCCTATCAATGATGGAGGCACATTCTGTGGCGTGGCCGACCTGACAGAGAAATACGGACTGGTGCCTACGGAGGTGATGCCTGAGTCATATTCAAGTGACAATACCTCAAAGGCTCGTGCCCTGATTGCCAGCAAACTGCGTGAGTTCGGTCTGCAGTTGCGTGATATGGTGCAGAAAGACAAGAAGGCATCTGCTATCGAGAAGGCAAAGACACGCATGCTCAGTCAGATCTACCACATGTTGCAGTACACCATTGGTGAGCCACCCATGAAGTTTACCTACGCCTTTAAGAACAGCAAGGGACAGACTGTAGGCGAGGCCAAGGAGTATACCCCACAGTCTTTCTATAAAGAGGTTGTAGGCAAGTCGCTCAATGGCACGTTTATCATGGTGATGAACGACCCCCGTCGTGAGTACTACAAGACCTACGAGGTAGAGTTTGACCGCCACACCTACGACGGACACAACTGGAAATACATCAACCTGCCCATGGACGATATCGAGGAGATGGCCATCAACACACTGAAAGCTGGTCATAAGCTCTATTCTTCTTATGACGTAGGTAAGATGCTGGACCGCAAGCGCGGCTATGCCGATACGGAGAACTTTGACTACGGCTCATTGTTTAATACCTCGTTTGGCATGAATAAGGCTGAGCGTATCTCTACGTTCGATAGTGGTTCTACACATGCAATGACGCTGACGGCTGTTGACCTTGACAGCAAGGGCAAGGCCACGAAATGGAAGGTGGAGAACTCATGGGGTGCTTCTTGGGGACAGCAGGGTTGCCTGATTATGACGGACCGCTGGTTCCGTGAGTATATGTTCCGCCTGGTGGTGCCCAACGAATATGTGCCTGCCAAGGTGAAGATGGCCTACGAGACAGCTCCTGTGATGGTGATGCCCGAAGACCCGCTCTTTCAGATGGATGAATAATCAAGTAAACTTGTACTTATATGAAACAAGTAAGACCGAAAAAGAACCTTGGTCAGCACTTCCTGACCGACCTGTCTATAGCAAAGCGCATAGCTGATACTGTAGATGCCTGTCCTGATATCCCTGTGCTGGAGGTAGGACCGGGTATGGGTGTGATGACGCAGTATATCGTGGAGAAGCCTCGCCCGTTTAAGGTGGTAGAGATTGACCGTGAGTCGGTGGAGTATCTGAACGAGCATTTCCCGAAGTTGCGCGAGAATATCCTGGGTGAGGACTTCCTGCGGATGGACCTGCGCAAGGTGTTCGACGGACAGCAGTTTGTGCTTACAGGCAATTATCCCTATGATATCTCCTCGCAGATATTCTTCAAGATGCTGGATAATCGCGACTTGATTCCTTGTTGCACAGGTATGATTCAGCGTGAGGTGGCCCTACGTATGGCCTCACAGCCAGGAAATAAACAGTATGGCATCTTGTCGGTACTGATTCAGGCATGGTATGATGTAGAGTATCTGTTTACGGTAGAGCCAGGCGTGTTTAATCCGCCTCCAAAGGTGCAGAGTGCCGTGATTCGCATGACACGCAACAAAGTGCAGAAACTGGGATGCAACGAGGAACTGTTTAAACGCATTGTGAAGACCACGTTTAACCAGCGTCGTAAGATGTTGCGTGTCAGTTTGAAGCAGATGCTGCCTGCTGACTCTCCATTTTTTGACGAGTATTCTTCGGTATTAACCAAGCGTCCGGAACAGCTTTCAATTCCAGAGTTCGTGGAATTGGCAAATTGGTTGGAAAATTACCTGTGTGCGAACACAAACGCTTGATTTTAATCAATAATACGTTATTTTTCTTGCAAAAGGCGACGGAATTTGATACGAGTTATCAGATTTCGTCGTACCTTTGCATCGTCAAAAGGAAACAATGACAAAAGAGATCTTCAATAGTATTTAGTTTGATTAGGTAGAAAGTTTAGTTAGTACCCTTGTGAAAGGCGAGCATAGAGTTAGTAAAAAGCATAGAAAGTTAGTAAAAAGAGA
Proteins encoded:
- a CDS encoding aminopeptidase C translates to MKNVLILAALCVAMTTQAQTKDGGISKKMLSEIENENALQPADRALVNAIAANAIDDLSQNRKNAGALDTHFSIETKKQSITDQKSSGRCWMFSGLNVLRSDFNLRTDSLNVTFSQAYLFFYDQLEKANLMLQGCIDTAKKPIDDQRVQFFFHYPINDGGTFCGVADLTEKYGLVPTEVMPESYSSDNTSKARALIASKLREFGLQLRDMVQKDKKASAIEKAKTRMLSQIYHMLQYTIGEPPMKFTYAFKNSKGQTVGEAKEYTPQSFYKEVVGKSLNGTFIMVMNDPRREYYKTYEVEFDRHTYDGHNWKYINLPMDDIEEMAINTLKAGHKLYSSYDVGKMLDRKRGYADTENFDYGSLFNTSFGMNKAERISTFDSGSTHAMTLTAVDLDSKGKATKWKVENSWGASWGQQGCLIMTDRWFREYMFRLVVPNEYVPAKVKMAYETAPVMVMPEDPLFQMDE
- the rsmA gene encoding 16S rRNA (adenine(1518)-N(6)/adenine(1519)-N(6))-dimethyltransferase RsmA, which gives rise to MKQVRPKKNLGQHFLTDLSIAKRIADTVDACPDIPVLEVGPGMGVMTQYIVEKPRPFKVVEIDRESVEYLNEHFPKLRENILGEDFLRMDLRKVFDGQQFVLTGNYPYDISSQIFFKMLDNRDLIPCCTGMIQREVALRMASQPGNKQYGILSVLIQAWYDVEYLFTVEPGVFNPPPKVQSAVIRMTRNKVQKLGCNEELFKRIVKTTFNQRRKMLRVSLKQMLPADSPFFDEYSSVLTKRPEQLSIPEFVELANWLENYLCANTNA